A segment of the Caviibacter abscessus genome:
TAACTACAACTTTATATTTTCCTAAAGTTTCAGTTAATTCTAATGGTTGTTCTACTATTTTAGCTAAGATTTCTCTTCCTTCAAAGTATTCTCTCATGTCTTTTCCATTTATTACTACACCAGTTTCTCCAGCAATTAATCTAACTCTAGCTACAGAAGTTTTTCTTCTACCTGTTCCTAAATATTGTACTTTACTCATTTATTCTTTCCTCCTACTATTTACCCAACTTTTCTGGTTTTTGTGCTGCATTATTATGTTCAGCTGTAACATATAATTTAAGTCTGTTTATTTGTTGTCTTCCTAATTTATTTTTAGGTAACATTCTTTCAACAGCCTTTCTTATTACGTCAGTAGGTTTCTTGTCTAACATTTCTTGTAAAGTTCTAACTTTTAGTCCCCCTGGATATCCGCTGTGTCTGTAATATTTTTTATCAGTTAATTTTTTACCTGTAACAACAATCTTATCAGCATTTGTAACTATTACATAATCTCCACTGTCTACATGTGGTGTGTATGTAGGCTTATCTTTACCCATAAGTTTTACTGCTATTTCAGTAGCTAATTTTCCTAACACTTTACCTTCAGCGTCAACTTCATACCATTTTCTTTCAACTAATTCTTTTTTTTGCATTACTGTGTACTTATTCACTTTTTTCCTCCTAATAATTTAAACGTGAATAACGGTTCCTTTGTGGGAAAGGAATTTTTATAGATAGAGTATATAATATTTTATAATTATTGTCAAATTAAAACATAAAAAAAGTGCACAGAAAGTACACTTTAATAAATTTTTATAAAAATTTACTACTATCCTAATTTTTTAACTTTTAGAGACAATCTTGACTTTGTTCTAGATGCTGTATTTTTCTTTAACACACCTTTTGTTACCGCTTTATCAAGTTCTTTAAATGATACAGATAATGCTGCCTTAGCTTCGTCGACATTGTTGCTTTCAACAGCTGCGATAACTTTTTTAACGAAAGTTTTAACTCTACTCTTTATTGCTTGATTTCTAAGTCTGTTTCTTTCTCCTAAAACAATTCTTTTCTTAGATGATTTAGTATGTGCCATTCTTCCTCCTTTTACCATTCATCTTTAGTTACCTACGTATAGTAACATTTTTAAATAAAAAAATCAATATTCTTTTAAAGACATTTTATATTTTATGTTTTATAGCTTATTTTACTACTTTTTTCTTAATTCATCAATTTCTGATTTTATAACTGTAACTTTTGGTCCAAACACAACTTGAACTCCGCTTGTTCCTACTTTCATAACAGCTTTAGCTCCGTTTTCTTTTAAAGTTGCTTCATCTATTATATTTGAATTTACAACTTCAAGTCTTAATCTTGTTATACAAGCTTCAACATTTAATAAGTTTTCTTTTCCACCTAAAGCTTCTAATATTATTTTTGATTGCTCAGTTATATTTGTTTTATTTTCATTTGATGATATTTTTTCGTCATCGTCATCTTCTCTTCCAGGTGTTTTCAAATCAAATTTTAAAATTACTGCTCTAAATAAGAAATAATAAACAGTAAAGTATATTATACCTAAAGGTAATATACGAAGCCAATGAGATTTTAAGTTTCCTTGTAATATTCCAAATAAGAAAAAGTCAATTAATCCACCTGAAAACGTTAATCCAATAGGAATATTAAATATGTGCATTAACGTGAAAGCAATACCAGCAAATATACAATGTATGAAGTATAAAAAGGGTGCAACAAATAAGAAAGTAAATTCTATAGGCTCTGTAATTCCTGTTAATACTGCTGTAAAGGCAGCAGAAAATAGTAAACTCTTA
Coding sequences within it:
- the rpsI gene encoding 30S ribosomal protein S9, which codes for MSKVQYLGTGRRKTSVARVRLIAGETGVVINGKDMREYFEGREILAKIVEQPLELTETLGKYKVVVNVYGGGNSGQAGAIRHGVSRALLETDGEYREALKEAGFLTRDSRMVERKKYGKKKARRSPQFSKR
- the rplM gene encoding 50S ribosomal protein L13, encoding MNKYTVMQKKELVERKWYEVDAEGKVLGKLATEIAVKLMGKDKPTYTPHVDSGDYVIVTNADKIVVTGKKLTDKKYYRHSGYPGGLKVRTLQEMLDKKPTDVIRKAVERMLPKNKLGRQQINRLKLYVTAEHNNAAQKPEKLGK
- the rpsT gene encoding 30S ribosomal protein S20 — protein: MAHTKSSKKRIVLGERNRLRNQAIKSRVKTFVKKVIAAVESNNVDEAKAALSVSFKELDKAVTKGVLKKNTASRTKSRLSLKVKKLG